Proteins encoded together in one Bos indicus isolate NIAB-ARS_2022 breed Sahiwal x Tharparkar chromosome 3, NIAB-ARS_B.indTharparkar_mat_pri_1.0, whole genome shotgun sequence window:
- the LOC109556083 gene encoding guanylate-binding protein 4-like: MASGSTIMDPICLVRNQNNQLTVNPRALKILEQISQPVVVVAIAGLYRTGKSYLMNRLAGRNHGFRLGSTVRSETKGIWMWCVPHPSKEKHTLVLLDTEGLGDVEKGDSSNDSWIFALAVLLSSTFVYNSMSTINHQALEQLHYVTELTELIRTKSSPSSDEEEGSAEFVSFFPDFIWTVRDFTLELELDGYPITEDEYLENALTLIPGKDPKVQNSNMPRECIRKFFPKRKCFVFDRPTNDRKLLLHVMELSDNQLDVNFQKQSEDFCSYISTHAKPKTLREGITVTGGGFGTLVEAYVDAINSGGVPCLENAVITLAERENSAAVQKAADHYSEQMTQRLNLPTDTLQELLEVHAACEKEAIDIFMERSFKDDKRMFQKKLVDIMEKTKDSFIIQNEEASVKYYEAELKQLSESLMKSISGGTFFVPGGHSLYLEAKNKFEQDYKLVPRKGVKANQVLQSFLQSQARVEEAILQADQALTDADKAMAAECAKKDAAEREQELLREKQNEEKQKMEAQERSFKENLAQLQEKMDRERENLLREQQTMLEHKLKMQKELLTEGFKKEAETLNKEIDKLKEDIQTTEKSFNISDVLDVASMILIAVLPGSYKILGMGLKYFTDRK; the protein is encoded by the exons ATGGCATCTGGATCCACCATAATGGACCCCATCTGTCTGGTAAGAAACCAGAACAATCAGCTGACAGTCAATCCTAGAGCACTAAAGATTCTCGAGCAGATATCTCAacctgtggtggtggtggccaTCGCAGGGCTGTATAGGACCGGAAAATCCTACCTGATGAACCGCCTGGCAGGACGGAACCACG GTTTCCGTCTGGGCTCCACAGTGAGGTCTGAAACCAAGGGCATCTGGATGTGGTGTGTGCCCCACCcctccaaggagaaacacaccctGGTCCTTCTGGACACTGAGGGTCTGGGTGATGTGGAGAAG GGGGACTCCAGTAATGACTCGTGGATCTTTGCCCTGGCCGTGCTCCTGAGCAGCACCTTTGTCTACAACAGCATGAGCACCATCAACCACCAGGCCCTGGAGCAGCTGCA CTATGTGACTGAACTAACAGAGTTAATCAGAACCAAATCATCTCCCAGCTCCGATGAAGAAGAGGGCTCAGCCGAGTTTGTGAGTTTCTTTCCAGACTTCATCTGGACTGTGCGGGATTTCACATTGGAACTGGAGTTAGATGGATACCCCATCACTGAAGATGAGTACCTGGAGAATGCCTTGACATTGATTCCAG GCAAGGATCCCAAAGTTCAAAATTCCAACATGCCCAGAGAGTGTATCAGgaaattttttccaaaaagaaagtgCTTTGTCTTTGACCGGCCTACAAATGACAGAAAGCTATTACTCCATGTTATGGAACTATCAGATAACCAATTGGATGTGAATTTCCAGAAGCAGTCAGAAGATTTTTGCTCATATATCTCTACCCATGCAAAGCCCAAGACCCTAAGAGAAGGAATCACTGTCACTGGGGGAG GGTTCGGGACTCTGGTGGAGGCCTACGTAGATGCCATCAACAGTGGAGGAGTTCCCTGTTTGGAGAACGCAGTAATAACTCTGGCTGAGCGTGAGAACTCAGCAGCCGTGCAGAAGGCAGCTGATCATTACAGTGAGCAGATGACCCAGCGACTGAACCTTCCCACAGACACGCTCCAGGAACTGCTAGAGGTGCATGCAGCCTGTGAGAAGGAAGCCATTGACATCTTCATGGAGCGCTCCTTCAAGGATGATAAGCGAATGTTCCAGAAGAAGCTCGTG GACATCATGGAGAAAACAAAGGACAGTTTCATAATCCAGAATGAAGAGGCTTCTGTCAAATATTATGAGGCTGAGCTTAAGCAGCTTTCAGAATCCTTGATGAAAAGTATTTCAGGAGGCACATTCTTTGTCCCTGGAGGACACAGTCTCTATTTAGAAGCAAAGAACAAGTTTGAACAAGACTATAAACTGGTTCCCAGGAAAGGAGTTAAG GCAAACCAGGTCCTCCAGAGCTTCCTGCAGTCACAGGCAAGAGTAGAGGAAGCCATCCTGCAGGCAGACCAGGCCCTCACAGATGCGGACAAAGCCATGGCAG CTGAGTGTGCCAAGAAGGATGCAGCTGAGAGGGAACAGGAGCTGCtaagagagaaacagaatgaagagaaacaaaaaatggAGGCACAAGAGAGAAGCTTCAAAGAAAACCTGGCCCAACTGCAAGAGAAGATGGATAGGGAAAGAGAAAATCTTCTGAGAGAGCAGCAAACGATGCTGGAGCACAAACTGAAG ATGCAAAAAGAATTACTCACAGAAGGATTCAAAAAGGAAGCTGAGACGTTAAATAAAGAGATAGATAAACTAAAAGAAGATATTCAAACAACTGAAAAGTCCTTCAATATTTCAGATGTCCTTGATGTGGCGAGCATGATATTAATTGCAGTACTCCCTGGGTCTTATAAAATACTTGGTATGGGATTGAAATATTTCACTGATCGTAAGTAA